The following nucleotide sequence is from Streptomyces sp. NBC_00239.
CGGGAGATGCGGGGCAGGACGGCGGTCATCACGGAGACGGTGATGATGGCCTGCGGCATCTGCCAGAGCAGCAGGGCGTAGTTGTAGGCGGTGATGCCGGTGCCGGAGTGGCCCTGCTTCTCGGCGACGGAGCCGGCCCAGGTGGCGAGCTGGGTGACGACGACGAGGCCGAGCTGGTTGGCCAGGACGAAGAAGAACGTCCACTTGGCGAGGCGGGCGGCCTTGCCGAGGCCGTGGCCCTTCCAGTCGAAGCGCAGGCGGGGCCGGAAGCCGGCGTCGCGCAGGTACGGGAACATGGCCAGGGCCTGGACGGTGAGTCCGAGGAGGGTGCCGAGGCCGAGCAGGCGTACGCCGTCGGCGGTGACGTTGGCGGCGGTGACGCCGGAGCTGGTGAATCCGCCGAAGGCCCAGATGAAGGTGCCGAACGTGGCGATGACGACGATGTTGTTGAGGACGGGGGTCCACATCATCGCGCCGAAGCGGCCGCGGGCGTTGAGGATCTGACCGAGCACCACGTGGATGCCCATGAAGAACATGGTGGGCAGGCAGTAGCGGGCGAAGGTGACGGCCACGTCGAGCTGTTCGGGGTCGGATGCGATCTTCGTGGACATCATCCGGATGAACAGGGGTGCGGCGAGCACGCAGACCGTGGTGACGCCGGCGAGGAGGACCACGACGAGGGTCAGGAGTCGGTTGGCGTAGGCCTCGCCGCCGTCGTCGTCGTTCTTCATCGCGCGCACGAGCTGGGGGATGAAGACGGCGTTCAGGGCGCCGCCGCCGACGAGGACGTAGATCATCGTCGGGAGGGTGTTGGCGACCTGGTAGGTGTCGTTGAGGGTGCCGACGCCGATGGCCGCCGCGATCACCAGGGTGCGCAGGAAGCCGGTGATGCGGGAGACGATCGTGCCCGCGGCCATCAGGGCCGAGGACTTCAGCAGGCTCGACGCGCGGCCCGCCGGCTTGGCCGGGGCGGGGGTGGCGACCGGGGGTTCCTCGGCGGCGGGCGTCGGGGGTGCCGGGGTGCCGGGGGCCTGCTGGTCCCGGTAGAGGTGGGCGAAGGCGTCGGGCTCGGGCTGCTCGTCGGCGGCCTCGGTGACCAGGGCGTCCACGCCGACGAACTGGGTGGTGGTGGCGTGGTCGCCGTAGGGCAGGTGGCGGGAGGGGCCGTCGGGCTCGGGCGGCGGGGTCTGGGCCCAGACCCGCGGGTCGGGGGCGTAGCCGGGTGCGGCGGCGGGGCTGCCGTACAGCGGGCCGGGCTCCTGGAAGGTGCCGGGCGGGGGCGGCGGGTGGGAGGCGCGGTCGTAGAGCGCCTCCGTCACCGGGTCCTGCCAGGAGAGGTCCTGGGACCGGTAGGGGTCGCGGTCGTAGGCGTCCTGGACGTACGGGTCCTGGACGTACGGGTCGGGCTGTGGCGGCGCGGGCGGCGTGGCCTGTCCCGGCAGCGGTGCGCCCTGGCCCGTGTCCCGGGCGGGCGCAGGACCGCCGGCGCCCTGCGCGCGGTCACCGTCGTACGGCGCGTTCATCGAAACCCCACCTCATCGTCCCCAGGCCGGCCGGCCACGGCATCGCTCAACGGTCCACTGTCTCACCCGGGCCGGACGGGTCACCGCTTTCGGGTGCGGTGTCCGGTGTCGGGTCACTCGGCTGCGTGCTCTCCTCGGAGGCGGCACGGGCCGCGGCGCGCTTGCGGCTGGCGTACATCTTGATGCAGGCGAGGACGAGGAGCAGCATGCCGCCGGCGATGACGAGCATCACCGTGGCGGTGATCTCGGTGGCGTCGACGACGAAGCGGCGCTCCTTGCCGTAGGGGACGCCTTCTTTGGTGAAGAGCTGTGCGGTGACCTCGACGGGGCCGCTGGCCGTGGCGTTCGCCGTGAACTTGACCGACTGGCTGTGTCCGCCCGTGATGGTGACGTCCTGCTCGGCCTCGCCGGAGTCGCCGAACATCAGTCGGGTGGGGTTGGTGGACTTCACTTTGAGGACGAGGCCCTGGACGTCCTGGACGAGGCTGTTCTGGACGGTGACCGGGACGGTCGCGCTGTGGCCGGAGAGGGTGACGTCCGACTTGGGGATCAGCTGTACCCGCTGGGTGAGGGTGATCAGGTAGTCCTGTACCTCGTTGCGGTAGGTCCGGCCCTCTTGGGCGCGGCCGCGCCAGGAGGTGGACATCTCCCGGTTGAAGGTGTTGCCGAAGGGGAATTCGACCCGCTCGGGCTTGGTGAGGATCACCTTGAAGTTGTCGAGGGTGTTCTGGGTGGTGCGGATCTTCTCGAAGGCGGACTGCGGCAGTTCCTGGCGGCTCAGTGCCTGGGGGTACTGGCCCGCGCCGGGAACCAGGGAGGTGGCGTCCGGGTCCGGCTTGGTCTTGGCGGCGGTTTCGAGGTCGACGGGCAGGGTCCAGCGGCCGGGCTGCAGGGCGCGCAGTGCCTGGGCCATCGTCTGTGCCTGGCTGGCGGTGGGCATGCGCTGCGGGGCGACGACGAAGCTGCGCTGGGCGTCGGCGTCCTGGAGGTTGAGGGCGAGGCTCTGCGCGAGGAAGCGCTGCACGGCGAGCGTGGATTTCTCGGCGCTGAGCATGTCCCCGGTGAAGGCGGTGGAGAGGCGGGCGTCGGCGACGACGGCGGTGCGGCCGGCTCCGATGGGGCGGGCCGCGGACGGGGTGTAGCCGAGGCCGCCGGTCTCCTGGAGGCTGTCGCTGCGTGCGAGCACGTTGTGGGCGCCCGCGGAGGTGGCGACGCTGACGATCGCGGGGTCCACGGCCCCGTCCACCGGCCAGGAGAAGTCCGTGGACGGGGTGACGTGCAGGACGGTCTCCACGGCCTGCTTGGCCTTCTCGGTGGCGGGCCGGAGCTGTCCCAGTGAGCCGGAGACGTTCTTGCCGCGGTGGGCGAGGGAGGCGAGGTCGGGGTCGGCGAAGGGGAGGGCGACGACCTTTTTGCCCTGGACGGCCTGTTCCAGGGCGTTCAGCCAGCGCTTGGCGATGTCCTGGTTGGTGCCGGGTACGGTGCTGCCGTCCGCGGTCCGGACCCGGTAGCTGCCCTTCATCGCGTCGGCGCTGGCGAGCAGGTCGGGGTCGATGACCCAGGTGACGGGCAGCCCGGATCCGAGGGTGACCATCTGCTCCAGGCGGCCGCCGGGGGCGAGCTCGGCTGCGAGGTCGTCGTTCTCGAAGACCGGGGTCTGGGTTTCGTCCGAGCCCGTCTCCGCCGTCAGGTGGGTCGTGGAGATCAGCGGCCACACGTAGCTGAGCTGGGAGCGCTTGGCGGCGGCGTCGGGCTGCCAGGGCAGCAGGGTCCGGCGCAGCCCCAGGACCTGCTCGTACCCGCGGTCGCCGCTTTCACCGGACATCGAGACGCCCAGCGGGTACACGCCGTCCTCGTCGAGCTCCAGCTTGCTCACGGGGATCTTCAGTGTGAAGGGCTGGGCGGTCTTCGCGGCGAGGTCGGGGAGTTTCACCGCGTACGCCGAGTCGATCTCCGAGGGGTCGACACCGGGGCGGAACGTGGTCCCCTCGGTGGCTTCGTCGATCGAGTCGCGTTCGCTGAGGACCGCTCCGACGCGGAGTCCGACGTGTGCCTTCGTGATCGCCTCGGGGCCGCGGTTGAAGACGGTCCCGGTGATCGTGAGGGTGTCGTCCTTCACCGGCGCGCTCGGTGTGAGGGAATCCACGGACACTTCGACCGTGGACGACCCGGAGCGGGGGCCGGCCGGCGTGGACGGGACGGCCGGCGCGCTCGGGGCGGTCGGCGCGGCCTGTGCGGAGGACCCCGCCTGTACGTACACCAGCCCGGCCAGCACCGGCGTTCCGGCGAGCAGAACGACTGCCCGCCGCAGCCAGCGGCGGGCAGGAGCGGGGGTGGTCCCCTGGATGTCTGCCGCCTCGGCCACGCGCTCGCCCGTCCCTCGTCGTGTCAGTGGTCGTCGGTTGTGCGTCCACGCATGGTAACGAGAGCCGCTGGGCGTGAGTGCCGCGGACTGCTCCACATGATCGCCGGGGCCCGGGTGCACGCCGGCCGGGGCGGGGTGCCTGCCGTCCGGGCCGTGGGGTGGCCGCTGCCCGACCTGGGCGGAAACCGGGGAGCTCGCACCGGGCGGGCCACGTACCCTCTTCTGTTGTGCCGAACGCCAACGAAGACACCCCCAGCGCCCTGAGCCAGGTGCAGCAGCGCGCCGTGACCGAGCTGCTGCGGGTCTCCCCTGTCGCAGACGATCTTGCCCGCCGTTTTCAGGGGGCGGGCTTCAGTCTCGCCCTCGTCGGGGGCTCCGTCAGGGACGCGCTGCTGGGCCGGCTCGGCAACGACCTCGACTTCACCACAGACGCCCGTCCCGAGGACGTGCTGGGGCTCGTCCGCGGCTGGGCGGACTCCGTCTGGGACGTCGGCATCGCCTTCGGCACGGTCGGCGCGCAGAAGGACGGCTACCAGATCGAGGTGACCACGTACCGCTCCGAGGCGTACGACCGGACGTCGCGCAAGCCCGAGGTCTCGTACGGCGACTCGATCGAGCAGGACCTGGTCCGGCGCGACTTCACGGTGAACGCCATGGCGGTGGCTCTTCCGCAGAAGGAGTTCATCGACCCGCACGGCGGCCTGGAGGACCTCGACGCGCGGGTCCTGCGGACCCCGGGCACGCCCGAGGAGTCTTTCTCGGACGATCCGCTGCGCATGATGCGGGCCGCCCGGTTCGCCGCCCAGCTGGACTTCGAGGTGGCTCCCGACGTGGTGGCCGCGATGACGGCCATGTCCGACCGGCTGGAGATCGTCTCGGCGGAGCGGGTCCGCGAGGAGTTCAACAAGCTGCTGCTCTCGGCCCGGCCGCGCAAGGGGCTGGCGCTGCTCGTGGACACCGGCCTGGCCGACCACGTGCTGCCCGAGCTGCCGGCCCTGCGGCTGGAGAGCGACGAGCACCACCGGCACAAGGACGTCTACGACCACTCGCTGATCGTGCTGGAGCAGGCGATCGACCTGGAGGAGGACGGCCCCGACCTGGTGCTGCGGCTGGCCGCGCTGCTGCACGACATCGGCAAGCCGCGCACGCGCCGCTTCGAGAGTGACGGGCGGGTCTCCTTCCACCACCACGAGGTGGTCGGCGCCAAGATGACCAAGAAGCGCATGACGGCGCTGAAGTACTCCAACGACATGGTCAAGGACGTCTCGCGGCTGGTCGAGCTCCACCTGCGTTTCCACGGTTACGGGGACGGCGAGTGGACCGACTCGGCGGTGCGCCGGTACGTGCGCGACGCGGGTCCGCTGCTCAGCCGCCTGCACAAACTGACCCGCTCCGACTGCACCACGCGGAACAAGCGCAAGGCCACCGCGCTGTCGCGGACCTACGACGGCCTGGAGGAGCGCATCGCGCAGCTTCAGGAGCAGGAGGAGCTGGACGCGATCCGGCCCGACCTCGACGGCAACGAGATCATGGCGGTGCTGGGCGTGGGGCCCGGTCCCGTGATCGGGCAGGCGTACCAGTTCCTGCTGGAGCTGCGGCTGGAGAACGGGCCGATGGGCTCGGAGGCCGCGGCCGAGGCGCTCAAGGAGTGGTGGGCCACCCAGGGCTGAGCCGGCCGCCGCAGGGCTCGACGCCGCGACCCGTCCTCGATGTTTCACGTGAAACATCGAGGACGACGGGGCGGGCCGAGGGCGGCGGGGCAGTAGCTGCGAGGGCGATGTTTCACGTGAAACAGGGGCGTTGTTTCACGTGAAACGTCGCCCCTTCCGCATGAGTCCCAGCGCGACCGCGGTGTAGAGGACGGCGACGAAGAGGACCAGGACCACGGACTTCCCGTCCGGCGGCAGCATCAGGGCGGACACCGCCGCCGCGCCCACGAAGGCGACGTTGAACAGCACGTCGTAGACGGCGAAGACCCGGCCCCGGAAGGCGTCGTCCACCCGGGACTGGACCTCGGTGTCGGTGCAGATCTTCGCGCTCTGTGTGACCAGCCCCAGGACGAACGCGGCCACCAGTGCCGGTGCGACCGTGAAGGGCAGCCCCAGGGCGGGCACGAGGACGGCGGCGATCCCCGCGCAGGCGGTGATCCAGCCGTGGGTGCCGAGCCTGGCCACGGCCCAGGGAGTGATCAGGGCCGCGACGAAGAACCCGCCTCCGGACACCCCGATCGCCAGGCCCAGCAGGGCCAGCCCGTCCGACTCGCGGTCGGACCAGGCGTAGCGGCAGAGCATGAGCAGCATCACCAGGAGCGCGCCGTAGCAGAACCGCATGAGGGTCATGGCGGCCAAGGCGCGGGCGGCCTCCCGGCGGGCCGCGAGGTGGCGCAGGCCCTCTGCCATCCCGCGCGCGGTCAGGGCGAGGGCCTCGACGAGGCGGGGATGACGGTGGTCCGGGCCGTGGTCCGGGCCGAGCAGTCCGACGGCCAGCCGCAGCGAAGCGAGGGCCGCGCACAGATAGAGCACCGCGCCCAGCAGCACGACCGGGGCGTTGGAGTCCGCGGCGAGCAGCCGGACGAGGAAGGCGAGGGCGCCGCCGGCGGTGGCCGCGAGGGTTCCGGCGGTCGGCGAGAGCGCGTTCGCGGTCACCAGCCGGCCCGCGTCGACGACGCGGGGCAGGGAGGCGGAGAGCCCGGCCAGCACGAAGCGGTTGACCGCGGTGACGGAGAGGGCGGACGCGTAGAACAGCCAGTCGGGGGCGGCGGCGAGGACCAGGACCGCGGTCCCGCAGGCCAGGAAGGCGCGCAGGAGATTGCCGTAGAGGAAGACCTGGCGGCGGCGCCACCGGTCGAGCAGGACCCCGGCGAAGGGGCCGACGACCGAGTACGGGAGCAGCAGGACGGCCATGGCGGAGGCGATCGCGGCGGGCGAGGTCTGCTTCTCGGGGGAGAAGACCACATAGGTGGCGAGGGCCACCTGGTAGACGCCGTCGGCGGCCTGGGAGAGCAGTCGCACGGCGAGCAGGTGGCGGAAGTCCCTGAGGCGCAGGAGTACGCGCAGATCACGTACGACAGGCATGTGGGCAAGGGTCACACACGGAGAGGGTCCCCGGACACATTGTCCGGGGACCCTCTGCGGAAAGACAGCCGAAGACGTGTCGTCCCGGCCGGTCGGCGCTGTTTAGCGCTCGACCTCGCCCTTGATGAACTTCTCGACGTTGGCCAGGGCCTCGTCGTCGAAGTACTGCACCGGCGGGGACTTCATGAAGTACGAGGACGCGGAGAGGATCGGGCCACCGATGCCCCGGTCCTTCGCGATCTTCGCGGCGCGCAGGGCGTCGATGATGACACCGGCGGAGTTCGGGGAGTCCCACACCTCGAGCTTGTACTCGAGGTTCAGCGGGACGTCGCCGAACGCACGGCCCTCAAGGCGGACGTAGGCCCACTTGCGGTCGTCGAGCCACGCGACGTAGTCGGACGGGCCGATGTGGACGTTCTTCTCGCCCATCTCGCGGTCCGGGATCTGCGAGGTGACGGCCTGCGTCTTCGAGATCTTCTTCGACTCGAGGCGCTCGCGCTCCAGCATGTTCTTGAAGTCCATGTTGCCGCCGACGTTGAGCTGCATGGTGCGCTCAAGACGGACACCGCGGTCCTCGAACAGCTTCGCCATCACGCGGTGCGTGATGGTCGCGCCGACCTGCGACTTGATGTCGTCGCCGACGATCGGGACACCGGCCTCGGTGAACTTGTCCGCCCACTCCTTGGTGCCGGCGATGAAGACCGGGAGGGCGTTGACGAACGCGACCTTGGCGTCGATGGCGCACTGCGCGTAGAACTTCGCAGCAGCCTCGGAGCCGACCGGGAGGTAGCAGACGAGGACGTCGACCTGGCGGTCCTTGAGGATCTGGACGACGTCGACCGGAGCCTCGTCGGACTCCTCGATGGTCATCCGGTAGTACTTGCCGAGGCCGTCCAGGGTGTGGCCGCGCTGGACCGTGACGCCCGCGCTCGGGACGTCGCAGATCTTGATGGTGTTGTTCTCGCTGGCGCCGATGGCGTCCGAGAGGTCGAGGCCGACCTTCTTCGCGTCGACGTCGAAGGCGGCAACGAACTCGACGTCACCGACGTGGTAGTCGCCGAACTGGACGTGCATCAGACCCGGGACCTTGGTGGCCGGGTCGGCGTCCTTGTAGTACTCGACGCCCTGCACCAGCGAGGCGGCGCAGTTGCCCACGCCGACGATGGCTACGCGAACCGAACCCATTCCGGTTGCTCCCTGTCAGTTCTCAGTGTTCCGGTTGAGCGCCTGCATCCGCAGGCCCTCACTTTGCAGTGTCGTCGGGCGATTCGGGTCGTCGCCGATCCCGTCCCGCCCGCTCGCTCTCGATGAGCTCGTTCAGCCAGCGCACTTCGCGCTCCACGGACTCCATTCCGTGCCGCTGCAGCTCAAGCGTGTAGTCGTCGAGGCGTTCCCGGGTGCGGGCCAGTGAGGCCCGCATCTTCTCCAGGCGCTCCTCGAGACGGCTCCGACGGCCTTCGAGCACCCGCATCCGCACTTCACGTTCGGTCTGGCCGAAGAAGGCGAAGCGGGCCGCGAAGGACTCGTCTTCCCAGGTGTCGGGTCCGGTGTGGGACAGGAGCTCCTCGAAGTGCTCCTTACCTTCCGCCGTCAACCGGTAGACGATCTTGGCACGGCGCCCCGCGAGTGAAGCGGCGAGGGCGTCCTCCGGGGCATTCCCCGGTTCCTCGATCAACCAGCCGTTCGCCACCAGCGTCTTGAGGCAGGGGTAGAGGGTTCCGTAGCTGAACGCCCGGAACACCCCCAGTGAGGTATTGAGCCGTTTCCGCAGCTCATAACCGTGCATCGGGGACTCGCGAAGCAGACCGAGGACGGCGAATTCGAGGATTCCTGAGCGTCTGCTCACTCGCCGCCTCCTCCTCCGCCCTGGTTCCTTATGCCGAGCTGATGTATCGACTCGATACATCCGGACGATAGAACGGGCGCGGGCAGACGGCAAGGCCGGACATGGTGACCGGCGTCACATCACCAATTCGTAGGAGGCAAGTTGCCTGATTTGGGGTGAACTTCTGCGCTGCGAGCGTTTTGACCGTGCGTAGTCTGTGCGGCAGACACCGGGGGGACCGGAACTCAACTGCCGCTTCAGGCGTCACTCGCCTGCCCGAGGAGTAGTCGTTCGATGAGCGAGCACCGTCGTAAACCGCCTCAGTCGCAGGGCGGTGGACGCGCCGCGGCCCGCCGGGCCGCGCAGCAGCGTCCCGGTCGCAGAGGCGCGGACGGACGGGACGTCCCCACCGGAGCGCCCGCTGCCCCGTACGGTCAGTCCCCCTACGGCCAGCCCCCGTACGGACAGCATGGCCGCGGCCAGGATCCGTACGGCCAGGGCGGCCACGCCCAGGGCGGTTACGGCCAGGAATCGGTCCACGGCAGCCGCGCCGAGGCCCGGCGGGCCGCGCAGCGCGGCGGCCGTCGGCGCGGTGCGGAGCCCCAGGGCCGGGGTGGCGAGGCCGCCGGCAAGCGGTTCATCGACTACCCGCGCGCGAACAAGCACGGCTGGAAGCGCTTCGTGCCCAGCTGGAAGCTGGTGGGCGGGACCGCGCTCGGCTTCACGGCCCTGCTGACCGCGGGCGCCGGCATCGCCTTCGCCCTCGTCGGCACGCCCAGCGAGAAGCAGGCCGCGATCGCCCAGAACAACGTCTACTACTGGGCCGACGAGACCCAGATGGCCGCGGTGGGCGGTGAGCGCAACCGCCAGATCGTGCCCATCGAGAAGATCCCGAAGTCGCTGCAGGACGCCGTGATCGCGGCCGAGAACGCCTCGTTCGACGACGACAAGGGCGTCGACCCCATGGGCATCGGCCGCGCCGTCTTCAACATGGCGACCGGCGGCGACACCCAGGGCGGCTCCACGATCACCCAGCAGTTCGTGAAGAACACCTACCTGGACTCGGAGCAGACGCTCAAGCGCAAGGTCGTCGAGCTCTTCATCTCGATAAAGGTCGGTGCCACGAAGAAGAAGCCCGAGATCATGCAGGGCTATCTCAACACCGCATACTTCGGCCGCAACGCCTACGGCTGCCAGGCGGCCTCCCAGGCGTACTTCAAGCTGGACTGCGAGGAGCTCAACCCCTCCCAGAGCGCCTTCCTCGCCCAGCTGCTCAAGGGCCCCAACCTGTACAACCCGGACGGCGGCATCGGCGCCGCGGCCACCCCCGAGGGCAACACGGAGCGCGCCAAGAAGCGCTGGAAGTGGGTGCTCGACCGCGAGGTCGAGGTCGGCCGGATGGAGCAGTCGGAGCGGGACAAGTACAAGGTGTTCCCCACGCTCCAGCCCTCCGCGCAGGCCCTCTCGCTGTCCGGCCAGACCGGCTACCTGGTCGAGACGGCCAAGCAGTACGTCATGAAGAAGCTGGACCTCAAGCCCGAGGACCTGGACCGCGGCGGCTACCAGATCCACACCACCTTCCAGAAGCCGAAGGTCGACGCCCTCGCCAAGGCCGTCGACAAGACGCGCAAGGAGTTCCTCGACGAGAAGGCCCGGCCCAGGACGGACAAGTTCGTCCAGTTCGGCGCCGCCTCCGTGGACACCAGCAACGGCGCCATCGTCGCCCTGTACGGCGGCGCCGGCTTCGACAAGAACCACTTCTCGAACAACGCCAACACCATCGGTGTCCCGGTCGGCTCCACCTGGAAGCCGTACGTGCTGGCCGCGGCCATGCAGTACGGCACGCAGAACTCCGACGGCGAGGGCATCTCCGCGGACAGCAAGTACAACGGCAACGACCTGACGGTCATCAAGAACCGCGACGGCCAACCGCTGCGCTACGCCGACGGCCGTCCGTTCCGGCAGAAGAACGAGAGCCCCACCCGCTTCGGGTACGTGACGCTCAACGAGGCGATGGAGAAATCCATCAACACCCCGTTCGCCCAGCTCGTCTTCGACGTCGGCCACGACAAGGTGCGCCAGGTCGCCGAGTCCACCGGCATCCTCAAGGACTCGATGAACCCGAACGACGACGCGTCGTTCGCCCTCGGCACGTCCACCCCGAGCGCCATCCGGATGGCCGACTCGTACGCGACGTTCGCCGCCTCCGGCACCCACCACGAGCCGTTCTCCGTCACGAAGGTCCTCAAGGACGGCAAGGAACAGTCCGGCTTCGAGCCCCCCGCGGCCCAGAAGGCGATGGACAACTCCATCGCCGACAACATCACCAAGGTGCTGCAGAACGTGGTGGAGAACGGCACCGGCACCAAGGCCAAGAAGCTGGGCCGGCCGGTCGCCGGCAAGACCGGCACCACCGACCGCAACAAGTCGGCCTGGTTCGTCGGCTACACCCCGCAGCTCTCGACCGCGGTGACGCTGTTCCGCACCGACCCGACCTCCAAGGACAAGAAGCTCATCTCCATGAACGGCACGGGCGACGTCCCGTCCATCCACGGTGGTGACATTCCGGCCGAGATCTGGGTGAACTACATGCGGGACGCCGTCAAGGGCACCCCGGAGAAGGAATTCCCGGAGGCCGAGGAGATCGGCGTGGACGCGGACGCCGACGGCGCCCCCACCCCCAAGCCCACCCCCACGTTCACCAAGACCGTGGAGCCCACGCCCAGCGCCACCACGCCGAGTCCCACCAAGTCGCCCTCACCCACCCCGTCCCGGGGCGGCAAGCCGTCCTGCAAGCCCTGGCAGTGGGACTGCAACACCGACGGCGGCACGGACTCGGGCACCACCACCGGCAACGACAGCGGCGGCGCCTCCGACGGCGGGGCGACCGGCGAGCCGACGCCGACGACCAGCCCGTCGAGCAGCGGAAGACCCGGCGGCCGCAACGGAGGCTCCAACAGCGGCCTGATCTCCGGCGCCGAAGGCGGCTGACCCGGCCTACGGGGCCTCGGCCCGGGACCCCGGTCCAAGGGCGCCCACAGGCCGCCCACAGCCCCTCCAGAGCCCCCCTGAGGGCCGTCGCACCCCGGTGCGGCGGCCCTCACCGCATGAGACGCCGTACGGCAGGATGTGCGCATGACGAAGGTGCACGGGGACCGCCCCGTACCGCCCACCCAGCAGGACGAGGTCGCCGCGGCGGGCAGCGAGCTGCTCGGCGGCCCGCTCGGCAGGCGGGCCGTGACCGGCGGACACCGCATCACCCCGGTCGCCGTGGTCGCCCTGGTCGCCCTCGGCATGTTCGCCCTCGGCATGGTGCAGAAACTGCCCTGCTACGACTGGGCCTGGTTCCGCGGGGCCGGATCGCAGTACACGCACGCCTGCTACTCCGACATCCCGCACCTGTACGTCGCCCGCGGCTTCT
It contains:
- a CDS encoding transglycosylase domain-containing protein, with translation MSEHRRKPPQSQGGGRAAARRAAQQRPGRRGADGRDVPTGAPAAPYGQSPYGQPPYGQHGRGQDPYGQGGHAQGGYGQESVHGSRAEARRAAQRGGRRRGAEPQGRGGEAAGKRFIDYPRANKHGWKRFVPSWKLVGGTALGFTALLTAGAGIAFALVGTPSEKQAAIAQNNVYYWADETQMAAVGGERNRQIVPIEKIPKSLQDAVIAAENASFDDDKGVDPMGIGRAVFNMATGGDTQGGSTITQQFVKNTYLDSEQTLKRKVVELFISIKVGATKKKPEIMQGYLNTAYFGRNAYGCQAASQAYFKLDCEELNPSQSAFLAQLLKGPNLYNPDGGIGAAATPEGNTERAKKRWKWVLDREVEVGRMEQSERDKYKVFPTLQPSAQALSLSGQTGYLVETAKQYVMKKLDLKPEDLDRGGYQIHTTFQKPKVDALAKAVDKTRKEFLDEKARPRTDKFVQFGAASVDTSNGAIVALYGGAGFDKNHFSNNANTIGVPVGSTWKPYVLAAAMQYGTQNSDGEGISADSKYNGNDLTVIKNRDGQPLRYADGRPFRQKNESPTRFGYVTLNEAMEKSINTPFAQLVFDVGHDKVRQVAESTGILKDSMNPNDDASFALGTSTPSAIRMADSYATFAASGTHHEPFSVTKVLKDGKEQSGFEPPAAQKAMDNSIADNITKVLQNVVENGTGTKAKKLGRPVAGKTGTTDRNKSAWFVGYTPQLSTAVTLFRTDPTSKDKKLISMNGTGDVPSIHGGDIPAEIWVNYMRDAVKGTPEKEFPEAEEIGVDADADGAPTPKPTPTFTKTVEPTPSATTPSPTKSPSPTPSRGGKPSCKPWQWDCNTDGGTDSGTTTGNDSGGASDGGATGEPTPTTSPSSSGRPGGRNGGSNSGLISGAEGG